Within Enterobacter sp. RHBSTW-00175, the genomic segment ATGGATGGGAATTGGTATCGGGCTTGCGGGGATTATTCTGCTTAACAGCGGCGGCAATCTGAGCGGAAATCCGTGGGGGGCAATTCTTATTCTGATTGGCTCTATGAGCTGGGCGTTCGGTTCCGTTTATGGCTCCCGCATCGAATTGCCGTCCGGCATGATGGCAGGTGCGATTGAGATGCTCGCGGCAGGTGTTGTGCTGTTCATCGCCTCCATGATTTCCGGTGAAAAACTGACAGCAATGCCGGATTTATCAGGTTTCCTGGCCGTAGGGTATCTGGCTCTGTTTGGCTCCATTATCGCCATCAACGCATATATGTTCCTGATCCGTAATGTTTCGCCGGCTGTGGCAACCAGCTATGCCTACGTCAACCCGGTTGTGGCCGTATTGCTGGGAACGGGATTCGCGGGCGAGACACTGTCGCCAGTTGAATGGCTGGCGTTAGGGGTGATTATTATGGCGGTTGTGCTGGTGACATTAGGCAAGTATTTGCTGCCCGCTAAACCTGTGGTGACGCCTTGTGAGGCGGATAAACTGTAAAAGGGTGAATGCCCTGAGTGTCTATCTGCGCGGCCTGACCGCCGCCGCAGATCCACTCTTCCAGACGCTCGGTAAGCCCTGCATCATCCAGCTTCATTTTGCCGCGTAATGCGCATTCCCACACCACCAGCACCCGCCATCCTTGCGAGATAAGCAGCCCGATATCGCGCGTGTCGCGCGCCACATTCTTGCCAATTTTGTCCAGCCAGAAATCGGTGCGGGTAGCAGGCACTTTGAACAGATAGCAGTTGTGGTGATGCCAGAAACAACCGTGGGTAAAGATGATGCACTGGTAGAGATCGATAACGAAATCAGGACGCCCCGGAAGCGCGGCATCCTGAACCCGAAAATCAAACCCTGCCTGAGCCAGCAACCCTGCCAGCCGTTTTTCGATTGCGGTATCACGCGTGCCGATAGCACGCATGTTTTTGCTGCGGGTGGCCTTATTGTGCACATCCGTCATTGACGGTCTCACTCTCACGAAGCGCAACGGCCTGTCTGATGCGCGATGCCAGCAATTTTGCTACCGCAGCAAACGCCGGAACTACCACCGAGTTACCAAACTGACGATACGCCTGGGTGTCGGACACCGGAATACGGAAGTTATACCCTTGCGGTGTTTCAAAACCCATCAGCCGGGCGCACTCGCGTGGAGTTAAACGGCGCGGTCGGTGAAGCTGGTTCTGCGGGTCGTCAAAATCCTTCTCGCCCAGTGCTTTATCCCATCCACGGTCGATGAGGATCTCTGCGCCATCTTTGTAATAGCGGGCCGATAAAGTACGGGTCACACTGCCCGGCTCTTTCGGGTTAACCATACCGAAACCGAAGCCATTACCTTTGGCCTGGTGCTTTTTGGCATAGCGATAGAGGTACTTCCACAGCACTGGCGTCAGGATGAACTTCGCGTCCACAGCAGGTTCCAGTAGTTCAGCAACGGTTAGACGACGCGCCGGATACAAAGACGGGATATCCCGCAGGGTGAAATCCCCCTTCAGATTAAGGTCGCGACGGAATCCCACCAGCACAATGCGCTCACGATGTTGCGGCAGGAAATGTTTGCCATCGATAATTTTCGGATCGTCGGCTCCCATATCCTGTGAATCCGCCACATCGTAACCAAGGTCATCGAGCGTTTGCATGATGATACGGAAGGTTTTCCCGCCATCGTGGCTCTTTAAATTCTTCACGTTTTCCAGCACAAAAATGGCCGGACGGCGGGCATCAATAATACGGGCCACATCAAAAAACAGCGTCCCCTGGGTGTCGCAGGCAAAGCCGTGGGCGCGTCCTAACGCATTTTTCTTCGACACCCCGGCTAACGAAAACGGCTGGCACGGGAAGCCCGCCAGCAGCACATCATGTTCCGGGATGGTCTGGCGTATATGTTCAGCAGCGTCTTTATCGGTTACACCGTCTTTATGGCTCAGGGTCGCTTCGCGGATATCGGCATTAAACTGGTGGCTGGCAGGATCGCAATACCAGTTCGCTTTATAGGTGCGCACGGCATGTTTGTTCCATTCGCTGGTAAATACGCACTGGCCGCCAATGGCTTCAAAACCGTGCCGGATACCGCCGATACCGGCAAAGAGATCGATAAAACGGAAAGCATAGTTCGGGTGTGCAGCCGGAGGGCGCGGAAGCAAATTTTGCAGATAGCGATATTCACCGTCGCTCAGACGATGCCCCGCCCGCTCGCTGGTCAGCAGTCTTTTCAGTATTGCCGGGCTCCAGTGGCTTTCACCGTAAGCCTCCAGCTGGTTTGCCAGGCTTTTTGCATCATAGATATCCAGCAACTGACGCAGTAATGCCTGCACAGCTACCGTAGATTTCGCCGCCTGCGCTGGCGCGGGTTCAGTCACTGATCGATTTTCCTGCATTCTTTTAACCGGACAATAAAGACTGGAAACAGATTACCACAGTTCAGGCCTGCAAACTGCGACGGAAGCGGCTCTGCACCTGGCTGTCGACACCCAGGCAGTCGCCCTGTAATTCGGCGCTCAGTTTCGCCATAAACTGAATCAGGTAATCGGCATTGTGACGTGCCATGTCGCGCCCGATTTCCGTTTGCATGGTTTCGGGCAGACGCAGCAGTTTGGTCTGGAAATGATCCAGTGCAAAGGCTTTGTCATTCAACGTACGTGAATCGGCAAAGGGATCATTAGCATCAAACAATGGCACGCCTAATGCCCCCGATACGGCAAAAACACGCGCCAGGCCAATGGCGCCAAGTGCTTCAAGCCTGTCAGCATCCTGGACAATTTTCGCCTCCTGAGTGCGAGGCGCGATCCCGGCGCTAAAGCTGTGCGCTTCTATTGCATGTTCCACGGCACTGTAGCGCTCTGGCGGAAAATCAGGGAAATCGTCCGCCAGGATCTGGCGTGCCTTGCGTGCCGCAAGCGCTGAGGACTGGCTGCGTTCAGGGTGATTTTTTGGCAGGCTGACAATGTCATGGAAATAGCATGAGGTGAGCACCACCAGCGGATCGACGGCCTCGTTGACCATCATCTTCTGTGCCGTCAGCCAGACCCGGCGAAAGTGCGAGATATCATGTGCGGTATCATCGGTAGAATGATGTTGCTCCAGCCAGCTTTCGAAGCGGCGTTGCCACTGCGCAAGTTCCATAATCTTGTCCTGTCGCCAAAACGGCTACAATAGCAACTTTCCGTACGGCTATCACGGCCTGTCGGCACGGGGACGCGTGTACCAGGCAATCCCACCCAGAATCAGGCCAACAGCACCCAGAACTAAAAACCCCAGGAATGCGCCAAGCCATTTACCGCTGGTTGACCCTAAATCGCCCTCCACAACGGCACACGACACGGCAGGAATTTTACTGACAACCCACACATAGCGGACCATGGCCCACATGAAATATCCACAAAATGCATAGAACACCCACAGGGCCAGTTTGCCTCCCAGGCTACGATCGTTTTTTTGTTCCATTCTCAACCCCAGTTTCACGGTCGCTACGTTACCGGTTTCACATCGCACATTCGTTTTTTGTGATTTTTATCACATTTTTTCGCTGAATGCTGGCCCTGGCGGCACTTTCTGCACCTCAGTTTGCGTTAAGTTGATCTCAGACAAATTTCCCACACTGCGCTTGCCACTTTGCATGGTGAAGGCACTAATTCCGATTCCCCTTCATTTAAACCGTTTGCGTAAAATACAATTACAGCAGAAAACGTTTTTCTTCCATCACCTATTTTTATAGCCATTTATTTCAATGAGATATTTAATGAACGTGTTTTAAAACCTCGAATAAATACATACAAAATACAAATACCAAAGCCCAAAATTCGTTCTAACTCATTTACAAAATCAATAACCGCAACTCACAGCCAATACATAACACCATGAAAATATAAGCATAACTCATGAAAATACTTTTCCAACACTCATAGATTTGAAAAATAAAGAGATTAATAGAAATATATTGAAATAAAAATAATCATTTAATTACATTTATTTTTGAACGAATTTCACATCACATAGAATAGTATCGACGCTGTAATTACGGAGGGTGATTACGTATATTCATAGAATCTATATTTATAGGGAATATATAATGAAAAGAAAAGTTCTGGCAATTCTTGTACCCGCAATGTTAATCGCAGGCGCAGCAAATGCGGCTGAAATTTACAACAAAAACGGTAATAAAGTTGACTTGTACGGTAAAGTCGATGCACGTCATACCTTCTCTGATAACCCTGGCGACGATGGTGATGAAACCTACGTGCAGATTGGTTTCAAAGGCGAAACCCAGATCACTAACGATCTGGTTGGTTACGGTCAGTGGGAATATAAGACCTACGCAAATGACACTGAGGGCGCCGGTGATAAATCATTCAACCGACTGGCATATGCTGGCCTGAAGTATGGTGAATACGGTTCATTTGATTACGGTCGTAATTACGGCGTTGTCTATGACGTTGAAGCCTGGACGGATATGCTTCCAGTATTCGGTGGCGATTCTTACACCTGGACTGACAACTTTATGAATGGCCGTGCTAACGGTCTGGCAACTTACCGTAACTCTGATTTCTTCGGCCTGGTTGATGGCCTGAACTTCGCGTTACAGTATCAAGGCGCTAACGAAGGTCAGGATCAAACAGAAGATCAGGAAGGCACCAAAAACGGTCATGACGATGTACGTTTCCAGAACGGTGACGGCTTCGGTATCTCCACGTCTTATGACTTCTCTGGTGATCTGTCTGGCCTGAGCCTCGGTGCAGCATACTCCTCTTCTGACCGTACTAATGAGCAAGTTGCATATGGCAAAAGCTCAGAAAGCGTCGGTTATGCTGGCGGTGAAAAGGCAGAAGCCTGGACCGTTGGTGCGAAATACGATGCTAACAGCATCTATCTGGCAATGATGTATGCTGAAACCAGCAACATGACGCCAATCGGTAACTTTGGTATCGCCAACCAGACTCAGAACTTTGAAGCAGTCGCACAATACCAGTTCGACTTCGGACTGCGTCCTTCTTTGGCATGGGTTTACTCAAAAGGTAAAGATCTGGACGGTAAGGGATTCAATAAGGACTTGGTTAACTATATCGACCTGGGCATGACCTATAGCTTCAACAAAAACTTCTCCACCTATGTTGATTATAAAATCAACATGCTGGATCAGGACGAAGCTTTGTATGATGCATACGATATTTCTACCGATGACATCGTTGGTATTGGCATGACCTACCAGTTCTAATCCCCCAAAAACACCAAAGCCCGCTTCTTGCGGGCTTTTTTGTCTCACGCTTTAGTGATTAAGGCGCTTCCTGCAAGGCCACCCGAATAAACCCATTATTCTGTGAAAGCAGTTCATGGGCATTCCACGCATCCAGGCCGGTCAGCACCATCAGCACGGCGGTTTTACAGTTGTGATTGCAGCTTTCCAGCGCGGCTTTCGCTACCGCCCGGGTACAGCCGCCCGCTTCCATCACGATTGCAATTTGCCGTTCTGTCCATTTGGTACTGCTGGCTTCAAGATCCACCCGCAGATTGCTGTAAACGCGCCCGCTACGAACCGCCAGACCGGTGGTCACCATATTAAGGATCATTTTCTGGGCGATCCCGGCTTTAGTGTTGCTAAAACCCGCCACCACATCAGCGCCCAGCTCAGGTGCGATCACCATGCTCGCCAGCTGTGCCGCTTCACTTTGCGCATCGCTGGTGATGACCGCCAGCGGCGACCCCAACGACCAGGCGTGTCGCATTGCTCCCCACACCCACGGCGTTTTACCGCTGACGGTCAGGGCCAACATCATATCGTGCTCGCCAAATTTGATTGCCTGGAGTTCGGCCACACCCCGTTCATAATTTCCGGCGCCGTCACCCGCCGTAAGGGCAATAACGGGATGCTTGCCTGGTGCATACTCTTTCGCCGCCTGTTCTGCTACCCGCCCGGAAGGCCCCGCCCCCACAATCACCAGGCGGCCGCCATGGCTCAGGGTTGCCGCAGCGTTATCAACCACGCGGGCAATGGTGTTTAAAAATGGGGTAATGGCAGAGGAGATGTTTGCGTCTTCCTGGTGAATGACTTGCAGCATGTCCAGCGTGGATAATCTATCAATGTTGATCGTGCTGGAATGCCGTCTTTCCTTGACTGAACCGGTAAGCATAGTGCTCATAAACAGCCTCCTTATTATGAGTTCACACACACTATAAAGGGTTTTATATAGATGACATGCGAGGAGGTTCACGAAAAGAGGAGCAAAGGCAAGTTTTACATAGCTTTAAGAAACGCCCGTCATCGGCGATAATTAGCCCTTTCTTATTCATCGCGGAGTGTTGATGAGCGATTTGCAGCCTTTTCCCCTGACGCGCAAGCGCCCCATGAAGCTGAACACACTGGTCACCCTGATGGTCTGCGCCATTATCGGATCGGTACTGCTGGTCGTGTTCGCGCTCTATTCTGTGCAAATCACCAGGGCAACGCGCGATGATGTTAAAGATACCGCCCTGGGGATTGCCAGAACGCTGGCCGACAGCCCG encodes:
- a CDS encoding N-acetylmuramic acid 6-phosphate etherase → MSTMLTGSVKERRHSSTINIDRLSTLDMLQVIHQEDANISSAITPFLNTIARVVDNAAATLSHGGRLVIVGAGPSGRVAEQAAKEYAPGKHPVIALTAGDGAGNYERGVAELQAIKFGEHDMMLALTVSGKTPWVWGAMRHAWSLGSPLAVITSDAQSEAAQLASMVIAPELGADVVAGFSNTKAGIAQKMILNMVTTGLAVRSGRVYSNLRVDLEASSTKWTERQIAIVMEAGGCTRAVAKAALESCNHNCKTAVLMVLTGLDAWNAHELLSQNNGFIRVALQEAP
- a CDS encoding DNA cytosine methyltransferase, translating into MTEPAPAQAAKSTVAVQALLRQLLDIYDAKSLANQLEAYGESHWSPAILKRLLTSERAGHRLSDGEYRYLQNLLPRPPAAHPNYAFRFIDLFAGIGGIRHGFEAIGGQCVFTSEWNKHAVRTYKANWYCDPASHQFNADIREATLSHKDGVTDKDAAEHIRQTIPEHDVLLAGFPCQPFSLAGVSKKNALGRAHGFACDTQGTLFFDVARIIDARRPAIFVLENVKNLKSHDGGKTFRIIMQTLDDLGYDVADSQDMGADDPKIIDGKHFLPQHRERIVLVGFRRDLNLKGDFTLRDIPSLYPARRLTVAELLEPAVDAKFILTPVLWKYLYRYAKKHQAKGNGFGFGMVNPKEPGSVTRTLSARYYKDGAEILIDRGWDKALGEKDFDDPQNQLHRPRRLTPRECARLMGFETPQGYNFRIPVSDTQAYRQFGNSVVVPAFAAVAKLLASRIRQAVALRESETVNDGCAQ
- a CDS encoding very short patch repair endonuclease → MTDVHNKATRSKNMRAIGTRDTAIEKRLAGLLAQAGFDFRVQDAALPGRPDFVIDLYQCIIFTHGCFWHHHNCYLFKVPATRTDFWLDKIGKNVARDTRDIGLLISQGWRVLVVWECALRGKMKLDDAGLTERLEEWICGGGQAAQIDTQGIHPFTVYPPHKASPQV
- the ompC gene encoding porin OmpC — encoded protein: MKRKVLAILVPAMLIAGAANAAEIYNKNGNKVDLYGKVDARHTFSDNPGDDGDETYVQIGFKGETQITNDLVGYGQWEYKTYANDTEGAGDKSFNRLAYAGLKYGEYGSFDYGRNYGVVYDVEAWTDMLPVFGGDSYTWTDNFMNGRANGLATYRNSDFFGLVDGLNFALQYQGANEGQDQTEDQEGTKNGHDDVRFQNGDGFGISTSYDFSGDLSGLSLGAAYSSSDRTNEQVAYGKSSESVGYAGGEKAEAWTVGAKYDANSIYLAMMYAETSNMTPIGNFGIANQTQNFEAVAQYQFDFGLRPSLAWVYSKGKDLDGKGFNKDLVNYIDLGMTYSFNKNFSTYVDYKINMLDQDEALYDAYDISTDDIVGIGMTYQF
- a CDS encoding phosphohydrolase, with translation MELAQWQRRFESWLEQHHSTDDTAHDISHFRRVWLTAQKMMVNEAVDPLVVLTSCYFHDIVSLPKNHPERSQSSALAARKARQILADDFPDFPPERYSAVEHAIEAHSFSAGIAPRTQEAKIVQDADRLEALGAIGLARVFAVSGALGVPLFDANDPFADSRTLNDKAFALDHFQTKLLRLPETMQTEIGRDMARHNADYLIQFMAKLSAELQGDCLGVDSQVQSRFRRSLQA
- the yedA gene encoding drug/metabolite exporter YedA, whose product is MRFRHLLPLLGALFSLYIIWGSTYFVIRIGVESWPPLMMAGTRFLSAGVLLTAFLLLRGHKLPPLRPMLNAALIGVLLLAVGNGFVTVAEHQNVPSGIAAVVVATVPLFTLCFSRLFGIRTRKLEWMGIGIGLAGIILLNSGGNLSGNPWGAILILIGSMSWAFGSVYGSRIELPSGMMAGAIEMLAAGVVLFIASMISGEKLTAMPDLSGFLAVGYLALFGSIIAINAYMFLIRNVSPAVATSYAYVNPVVAVLLGTGFAGETLSPVEWLALGVIIMAVVLVTLGKYLLPAKPVVTPCEADKL
- the drpB gene encoding cell division protein DrpB gives rise to the protein MEQKNDRSLGGKLALWVFYAFCGYFMWAMVRYVWVVSKIPAVSCAVVEGDLGSTSGKWLGAFLGFLVLGAVGLILGGIAWYTRPRADRP